From a region of the Synechococcus sp. RS9916 genome:
- the fusA gene encoding elongation factor G codes for MARAFPLERVRNIGIAAHIDAGKTTTTERILFYSGVVHKIGEVHDGAAVTDWMAQERERGITITAAAISTSWNDHRINIIDTPGHVDFTIEVERSMRVLDGVIAVFCAVGGVQPQSETVWRQADRYSVPRMVFVNKMDRTGADFLKVHGQIKDRLKANAVPIQLPIGAEGELSGIIDLVENKAHIYKDDLGQNIEVTEVPADMQDQVEEWRNVLMEAVAETDEALIEKFLESGELSTEELKKGIREGVLKHGLVPVLCGSAFKNKGVQLVLDAVVDYLPAPVDVPPIQGVLPDGKEAVRPSDDKAPFSALAFKVMADPYGKLTFVRMYSGVLEKGSYVLNSTKGEKERISRLVVLKADDREEVDALRAGDLGAVLGLKATTTGDTLCSADDPIVLETLFVPEPVISVAVEPKTKGDMEKLSKALVALAEEDPTFRVNTDAETGQTVIAGMGELHLEILVDRMLREFKVEANIGAPQVSYRETIRASSKGEGKFSRQTGGKGQYGHVVIEMEPGEPESGFEFVNKIVGGVVPKEFIKPSEMGMKETCESGVIAGFPMIDIKVTMVDGSYHDVDSSEMAFKIAGSMAFKDAVKKCNPVLLEPMMKVEVEVPEEFLGSIIGDLSSRRGQVEGQAIDDGTSKVSAKVPLAEMFGYATELRSMTQGRGIFSMEFSHYEDVPRNVAEAIISKNQGNS; via the coding sequence GTGGCTCGCGCCTTTCCCCTGGAACGCGTCAGAAATATTGGTATTGCTGCCCACATTGACGCGGGCAAAACCACCACGACCGAACGGATCCTGTTCTATTCCGGTGTGGTGCACAAGATCGGCGAGGTGCACGACGGTGCAGCTGTGACCGACTGGATGGCCCAGGAGCGTGAGCGGGGCATCACCATCACCGCTGCGGCCATTTCCACGAGCTGGAATGACCACCGGATCAACATCATCGACACTCCCGGTCACGTGGACTTCACCATCGAGGTGGAGCGTTCCATGCGCGTGCTCGATGGCGTGATTGCAGTGTTCTGCGCCGTGGGTGGCGTGCAGCCTCAGTCAGAAACTGTCTGGCGCCAAGCCGATCGCTATTCCGTGCCCCGGATGGTGTTCGTCAACAAAATGGACCGCACCGGCGCTGACTTCCTGAAAGTCCACGGCCAGATCAAGGATCGCCTTAAGGCGAATGCTGTTCCCATCCAGCTCCCCATCGGTGCTGAAGGTGAACTGAGCGGCATTATCGACCTCGTTGAGAACAAGGCTCACATCTATAAGGATGACCTGGGTCAGAACATCGAGGTGACCGAAGTCCCTGCCGACATGCAGGACCAGGTTGAGGAATGGCGCAATGTGCTGATGGAAGCCGTTGCCGAGACCGACGAGGCCCTGATCGAAAAGTTCCTGGAATCAGGCGAACTCAGTACTGAAGAGCTGAAGAAGGGCATTCGCGAAGGCGTGCTGAAGCACGGTCTCGTTCCCGTTCTCTGTGGCTCTGCCTTCAAGAACAAAGGCGTGCAGCTGGTGCTCGACGCGGTTGTTGATTACCTCCCTGCTCCTGTCGACGTCCCCCCGATTCAGGGCGTGCTGCCCGACGGCAAGGAAGCAGTCCGTCCTTCCGACGACAAGGCTCCCTTCAGCGCTCTGGCCTTCAAGGTGATGGCCGATCCTTACGGCAAGCTCACCTTCGTCCGGATGTACTCCGGCGTCCTTGAGAAAGGCAGCTACGTGCTCAATTCCACCAAAGGCGAGAAGGAGCGCATCTCCCGCCTGGTGGTGCTGAAGGCTGACGACCGCGAGGAAGTTGACGCACTGCGTGCTGGCGATCTCGGTGCTGTGTTGGGCCTGAAAGCCACCACCACCGGTGACACCCTCTGTTCGGCCGACGACCCGATCGTCCTTGAGACCCTGTTCGTCCCCGAACCGGTGATCTCCGTGGCTGTCGAGCCCAAGACCAAAGGAGACATGGAGAAACTCTCCAAAGCTCTGGTCGCTCTGGCGGAAGAAGATCCCACCTTCCGCGTCAACACCGATGCGGAAACTGGCCAGACCGTGATCGCCGGCATGGGCGAACTCCACCTGGAAATTCTGGTGGACCGAATGCTGCGCGAATTCAAAGTGGAAGCCAACATTGGCGCTCCTCAGGTTTCCTACCGAGAAACCATCCGTGCTTCGTCCAAGGGCGAGGGCAAGTTCTCCCGTCAGACCGGTGGTAAGGGCCAGTACGGCCATGTGGTGATCGAAATGGAGCCGGGCGAGCCCGAATCCGGTTTCGAATTCGTCAACAAAATCGTTGGCGGCGTCGTTCCCAAGGAATTCATCAAGCCCTCTGAAATGGGCATGAAGGAGACCTGTGAGTCCGGTGTTATCGCTGGATTCCCCATGATTGACATCAAAGTCACCATGGTTGACGGTTCCTATCACGATGTGGACTCGTCGGAGATGGCGTTCAAAATCGCCGGCTCCATGGCCTTCAAAGATGCGGTCAAGAAGTGCAACCCTGTTCTGCTTGAGCCGATGATGAAGGTCGAGGTCGAGGTCCCCGAGGAGTTCCTCGGTTCGATCATCGGCGACCTGTCCTCCCGCAGGGGACAGGTTGAAGGTCAGGCCATTGACGACGGCACGTCAAAGGTCTCGGCCAAGGTGCCCTTGGCCGAGATGTTCGGCTACGCCACCGAGCTCCGATCCATGACCCAGGGTCGGGGTATTTTCTCGATGGAATTCAGCCACTACGAGGATGTTCCTCGCAACGTGGCAGAAGCCATCATCTCCAAGAATCAGGGCAATTCCTGA
- a CDS encoding phosphodiester glycosidase family protein has protein sequence MVSPPPLPTPIPEVRAAQPTRGSQLRLGGAIIKSPWLWVGSDQRQPEQLWLPLDVLVGRFGFQRQQSRAGEQLEWYGNKALLSSLPQRTIDDEVGIDVSRWLSSTGVRFHRSGNSLSIELSAPRVTGLRRGKGSTANRLVLDLNGPALLQRQGNDLLLGLRATPTQEGQLRAMGLKPRRRHNTLTLEGQGTALSTLTLSRPWRIVLDGLSTAGQAPRHGRDPFASSLLNPTIQGLMRRGLVLDRRVVKVGVKPLMIYRVGTDPDIQGLDLRPLAPTSGQQGLRFLNQLSQPAGALVSINGGFFNRVRQIPLGAVKRDGSWLSGPILNRGAVGWSNDNRLQFGRLRLYQELRVEGGRKWGLGYLNSGYVQRGFSRYDRAWGPVYRALSGHEQALTVIDGRVSSVHDRAALSRGVPIPREGDLVVARAGAPLPAQLGQQVTIRTTSSDPLGNQPNVLGGGPLLLKDGRVVLNGRQEGFSAGFLNQGAPRTVIAQDQSRLWLLTLKGAGGSDPTLLESSLALRQLGISDALNLDGGSSTSLLVANRLVMTGRGIAPRVQNAVGLVSK, from the coding sequence ATGGTTTCGCCTCCGCCGCTTCCCACGCCGATCCCGGAAGTCCGGGCCGCCCAACCGACGCGGGGATCCCAACTGCGCCTTGGCGGAGCCATCATCAAGAGCCCATGGCTGTGGGTCGGCAGCGACCAACGTCAGCCCGAGCAGTTGTGGCTACCGCTCGATGTGCTGGTCGGCCGCTTCGGCTTTCAACGCCAGCAGAGCCGGGCCGGGGAACAACTGGAGTGGTACGGCAATAAAGCCCTGCTAAGCAGCCTGCCCCAACGCACCATCGACGACGAAGTGGGGATCGATGTCAGTCGATGGCTCAGCAGCACTGGCGTGCGCTTCCATCGCAGCGGCAACAGCCTCTCCATCGAGCTCTCGGCTCCGCGAGTGACTGGCCTGAGGCGAGGCAAAGGGAGCACAGCCAACCGATTGGTGCTCGACCTCAATGGGCCAGCGCTGTTGCAACGTCAAGGAAATGATCTGCTGCTGGGGCTCCGCGCCACACCCACACAGGAAGGCCAGCTGCGGGCGATGGGGTTGAAGCCACGGCGTCGGCACAACACCCTCACCCTGGAGGGGCAAGGCACCGCCCTCTCCACCCTCACGTTGTCGCGCCCCTGGCGGATCGTGCTGGATGGACTCAGCACAGCGGGGCAAGCGCCCCGTCATGGGCGAGACCCCTTCGCAAGCTCGCTTCTCAACCCGACGATTCAAGGATTGATGCGCCGGGGACTGGTGCTCGATCGGCGCGTCGTGAAGGTGGGAGTCAAACCCTTGATGATCTACAGGGTTGGCACTGATCCAGATATTCAGGGATTGGACTTGCGTCCCCTCGCACCCACCAGTGGGCAACAGGGGTTGCGCTTCTTGAACCAGCTATCCCAGCCCGCTGGTGCCCTTGTGTCCATCAACGGTGGCTTCTTCAACAGAGTGCGTCAGATCCCACTGGGCGCTGTCAAACGTGATGGCAGCTGGCTATCAGGACCAATCCTGAACAGAGGAGCGGTGGGATGGAGCAATGACAACCGCCTGCAGTTCGGCCGCTTGCGTCTGTATCAGGAACTGCGTGTCGAAGGTGGGCGCAAATGGGGCCTTGGCTATTTGAACAGCGGCTACGTACAACGGGGCTTCAGCCGCTACGACCGGGCATGGGGCCCGGTCTATCGGGCCCTGAGCGGCCATGAACAGGCCCTGACGGTGATCGATGGGCGCGTGAGCTCCGTTCATGACCGCGCAGCGCTCAGTCGAGGCGTACCGATTCCTCGGGAAGGCGATTTGGTGGTGGCCCGTGCTGGCGCTCCACTCCCAGCCCAACTGGGTCAACAGGTCACGATCCGCACCACGAGTTCAGACCCTTTGGGCAACCAACCGAATGTGCTGGGCGGGGGTCCGCTGCTGCTGAAAGACGGTCGGGTAGTCCTGAATGGCCGACAGGAAGGATTCAGCGCTGGATTCCTGAACCAAGGAGCACCCCGCACGGTGATCGCTCAGGACCAATCCCGTCTGTGGCTGCTGACGCTGAAAGGTGCCGGCGGCAGTGATCCAACCCTTCTGGAGAGCAGCCTTGCCCTCCGCCAACTCGGCATCAGCGATGCCCTGAACCTCGATGGAGGCAGCTCCACATCGCTCCTGGTCGCCAATCGGCTGGTCATGACCGGTCGAGGGATCGCCCCAAGGGTGCAAAACGCTGTTGGACTGGTGTCAAAGTGA
- the tuf gene encoding elongation factor Tu: MAREKFERNKPHVNIGTIGHVDHGKTTLTAAITNVLAKKGQAEVQNYADIDGAPEERERGITINTAHVEYETETRHYAHVDCPGHADYVKNMITGAAQMDGAILVCAATDGPMAQTKEHILLAKQVGVPALVVALNKCDMVDDEEIIELVEMEIRELLSSYDFPGDDIPVVQVSGLKAIEGEAEWEAKIEELMAAVDANIPEPEREVDKPFLMAVEDVFSITGRGTVATGRIERGMVKVGEEIEIVGIKDTRKTTVTGVEMFRKLLDEGMAGDNVGLLLRGIQKEDIERGMVLVKPGSITPHTKFEGQVYVLKKEEGGRHTPFFAGYRPQFYIRTTDVTGQITAFTAEDGSNVEMVMPGDNIKMTGELICPVAIEQGMRFAIREGGRTIGAGVVSKIIE; the protein is encoded by the coding sequence ATGGCACGCGAGAAGTTCGAAAGGAACAAGCCCCACGTCAACATCGGCACCATTGGCCACGTTGACCACGGCAAGACCACCCTCACCGCTGCGATCACCAACGTGCTCGCCAAAAAGGGTCAGGCTGAAGTTCAGAACTACGCCGACATCGACGGTGCTCCTGAAGAGCGTGAGCGCGGTATCACCATTAATACCGCTCACGTTGAGTACGAAACCGAGACTCGTCACTACGCCCACGTTGACTGCCCTGGTCACGCGGACTATGTGAAGAACATGATCACCGGTGCCGCTCAGATGGACGGTGCCATCCTCGTGTGTGCCGCCACCGACGGCCCCATGGCCCAGACCAAGGAGCACATCCTGCTGGCCAAGCAGGTGGGCGTGCCCGCTCTGGTTGTCGCTCTGAACAAGTGCGACATGGTCGATGACGAAGAGATCATCGAACTGGTGGAGATGGAGATCCGCGAACTGCTCTCCAGCTACGACTTCCCCGGCGATGACATCCCCGTGGTGCAGGTCTCCGGCCTAAAGGCGATCGAAGGCGAAGCCGAATGGGAAGCCAAGATCGAAGAGCTGATGGCAGCTGTTGATGCCAACATCCCCGAGCCTGAGCGCGAGGTGGACAAGCCCTTCCTGATGGCCGTTGAAGACGTCTTCTCCATCACCGGTCGTGGCACCGTGGCCACCGGCCGTATCGAGCGCGGCATGGTCAAGGTCGGCGAAGAAATCGAAATCGTCGGCATCAAGGACACCCGCAAGACCACCGTCACCGGTGTGGAAATGTTCCGCAAGCTGCTCGACGAGGGCATGGCTGGCGACAACGTGGGTCTGCTGCTGCGTGGCATCCAGAAGGAAGACATCGAGCGCGGCATGGTGCTGGTGAAGCCCGGCTCCATCACCCCTCACACCAAGTTCGAGGGTCAGGTGTATGTGCTCAAGAAGGAAGAAGGTGGTCGCCACACCCCCTTCTTCGCTGGCTACCGCCCGCAGTTCTACATCCGTACAACGGACGTGACCGGCCAGATCACTGCCTTCACCGCTGAAGACGGCTCCAACGTCGAAATGGTGATGCCTGGTGACAACATCAAGATGACCGGTGAGCTGATCTGCCCTGTGGCCATCGAGCAAGGCATGCGCTTCGCAATCCGCGAAGGCGGCCGCACCATCGGT
- a CDS encoding YciI family protein gives MPWFIKQETFTTAMTTLPAEQRRQHCEDHRAWVEAQRSSGLRIATGFLVDGDHKPGGGGLLVFEASSYAAAKELIQQDPMIARDLVEWSLHAWRPVSGDLQA, from the coding sequence GTGCCCTGGTTCATCAAACAGGAAACCTTCACGACGGCCATGACGACGCTGCCCGCTGAGCAGCGTCGTCAGCATTGCGAGGACCATCGCGCCTGGGTTGAGGCTCAGCGGAGTTCGGGTCTGCGCATCGCTACTGGTTTTCTGGTGGATGGGGACCACAAGCCCGGTGGCGGAGGCCTGCTGGTGTTTGAAGCTTCCAGCTATGCGGCTGCTAAAGAGCTGATCCAGCAGGACCCGATGATCGCCCGCGACCTTGTCGAGTGGAGCCTTCACGCCTGGAGGCCGGTGAGCGGTGATTTGCAGGCCTGA
- the gltB gene encoding glutamate synthase large subunit, whose translation MTQFSSSVWPHCDTPAPAAVAGEKDACGVGFLAQLQGQTSHWLLQQALRGLGCMEHRGGCGGDSDSGDGAGVLCQIPWAFLREVWPEAEAAKGLGMMFMPTDAVGREDVRRLCGEEAKALGLRSLGWRVVPVDASVLGPLARATAPVIEQWALDTDAGDADFEGLLLRLRRRIGARIRAAFGGDPAHELYVASLSSRTVVYKGMVRSEVLAQYYADLRDPRFAVSFAVYHRRFSTNTLPRWPLAQPMRLLGHNGEINTLLGNLNWAKASEASLENVWGDAADDLIPVVNPAFSDSANLDATLELMVRSGRSITDSLITLVPEAFRNQPDLDSRPDVTAMYEFNAGIQEPWDGPALLVFADGKRVGATLDRNGLRPARWCTTADGFVIMGSETGVVDLSDKTVVQKGRLGPGQMLAVDLESGQLLDNWSVKEDAASRFPYKQWLQQHRRSVAPQPWTQTRQVGELDLLRLQTAMGFTAEDFDLIIEDMAALGKEPTYCMGDDIPLAVLSDKPHLLYDYFKQRFAQVTNPPIDPLREKLVMSLEMHLGERRPALKPQPEAAAVIHLETPVLNEAELTAIAQQGLPVTTLSTQVAVEACTGGLKASLDALCQAAEQAVRGGAQVLVLSDRVDASGASAQLNATTVAMPALLAVGAVHHHLLRQKLRLQCSLVADTAQCWSTHHVACLIGYGASAVCPWLTWETTRHWLEHPKTKKRIEQGKLPALDPDQVQANVRISLENGLRKILSKIGISLLASYHGAQIFEAIGLGADVIETAFSGTTSRVAGMTLAELANETLSMHAKAFPELDRTKLEFMGFVQYRSGAEYHRNNPELSKALHKAVAQGPGYDHFSTYQGLLENRPVMALRDLLEFQLAPTPVPLDQVESVESICSRFCTGGMSLGALSREAHEVLAVAMNRIGGKSNSGEGGEDPARFQVLNDVDSEGRSASFPSIGGLRNGDTACSAIKQIASGRFGVTAEYLRSGKQLEIKVAQGAKPGEGGQLPGPKVDKYIAWLRNSKPGVALISPPPHHDIYSIEDLAQLIHDLHQVHPAAPVSVKLVAEIGIGTIAAGVAKANADVIQISGHDGGTGASPLSSIKHAGGPWELGLTEVHRALLENGLRDRVLLRADGGLKTGWDVVIAALLGAEEYGFGSIAMIAEGCVMARVCHTNNCPVGVATQKENLRKRFTGVPEHVVNFFWYVAEEVRQLMSLLGVTRLEELIGRTDLLKPRQVSLAKTQSVDLSSLLAPISGSEDRSWLRHSAEAHGNGVILEDQLLGDAELMAALENHGSVSRTIEIINTDRSVCARLAGEIAQRHGNRGFKGQLDLNFRGAAGQSFGAFLVQGQNVRLEGEANDYVGKCMNSGRITLVPADGCAAPGEQVILGNTCLYGATGGELFAHGRAGERFGVRNSGARTVVEGAGDHCCEYMTGGVVVVLGSTGRNVGAGMTGGVAFILDDSGGLNARVNHEIVEVCPLSTSEQESMLKGLLESHVEATGSEKASALLADWGAAKARFKVLVPPSERAAMGLVDRAAVAA comes from the coding sequence ATGACCCAATTTTCCTCCTCTGTTTGGCCCCACTGCGATACCCCCGCTCCTGCAGCGGTGGCCGGAGAGAAGGACGCCTGTGGCGTGGGTTTTCTGGCTCAATTGCAGGGCCAAACCAGCCATTGGTTGCTTCAGCAGGCCCTGCGGGGTCTCGGCTGCATGGAGCACCGCGGTGGTTGCGGAGGAGATAGCGATTCCGGGGATGGTGCCGGCGTGCTTTGTCAGATCCCTTGGGCTTTCCTGAGAGAGGTCTGGCCTGAGGCAGAAGCGGCCAAGGGACTGGGCATGATGTTTATGCCGACGGATGCCGTCGGTCGTGAAGACGTCCGCCGCCTTTGCGGCGAGGAAGCCAAGGCGCTTGGCCTGCGTTCGTTGGGCTGGCGCGTGGTTCCGGTGGATGCTTCGGTTCTGGGCCCCCTGGCCCGGGCGACGGCCCCGGTGATCGAACAGTGGGCGCTCGACACCGATGCAGGCGATGCCGACTTCGAAGGATTGCTGCTGCGTCTGCGCCGTCGCATCGGAGCTCGCATCCGTGCCGCTTTTGGGGGCGACCCTGCCCATGAGCTCTACGTCGCCTCCTTGAGCAGCCGCACCGTCGTTTACAAGGGCATGGTGCGCTCTGAGGTGCTGGCGCAGTACTACGCCGACCTCCGCGATCCCCGGTTCGCCGTGAGCTTCGCGGTGTATCACCGCCGTTTCAGCACCAACACGCTGCCGCGCTGGCCGCTGGCCCAGCCCATGCGTCTGCTTGGTCACAACGGTGAAATCAACACTCTCCTGGGCAACCTCAACTGGGCGAAGGCGTCCGAAGCCAGCCTGGAGAACGTCTGGGGCGATGCCGCTGACGACCTCATTCCCGTCGTGAATCCTGCGTTCAGTGATTCGGCCAACCTGGACGCCACGTTGGAGCTGATGGTCCGCAGCGGTCGTTCGATCACCGACAGCCTGATCACGTTGGTGCCGGAAGCATTCCGCAATCAGCCCGATCTCGACAGCCGTCCAGATGTGACGGCCATGTATGAATTCAATGCCGGCATTCAGGAGCCCTGGGATGGCCCGGCCCTGCTGGTGTTTGCCGATGGCAAGCGGGTCGGCGCCACCCTCGATCGCAATGGTCTGCGTCCCGCCCGCTGGTGCACCACCGCTGACGGTTTCGTGATCATGGGATCCGAGACCGGTGTTGTTGATCTCAGCGACAAAACCGTTGTGCAGAAAGGGCGTCTCGGCCCTGGTCAGATGCTGGCCGTTGACCTGGAGAGCGGTCAGTTGCTGGATAACTGGTCCGTCAAGGAGGACGCAGCAAGTCGTTTCCCTTACAAACAGTGGCTGCAGCAGCACCGCCGCAGCGTTGCGCCGCAGCCCTGGACCCAGACCCGTCAGGTGGGCGAGCTTGATCTGCTTCGGCTGCAGACCGCCATGGGTTTCACGGCTGAGGACTTCGATCTGATCATCGAAGACATGGCGGCCCTCGGGAAAGAGCCCACCTACTGCATGGGAGATGACATCCCACTGGCGGTGCTCTCCGACAAGCCCCATCTGCTTTACGACTACTTCAAGCAGCGCTTCGCCCAGGTCACGAATCCGCCGATTGACCCGTTGCGCGAGAAGCTCGTGATGAGCCTCGAGATGCATCTGGGGGAGCGTCGCCCGGCGCTCAAGCCCCAGCCCGAGGCGGCTGCCGTGATTCATCTCGAAACCCCTGTTCTGAACGAAGCCGAACTGACCGCGATCGCTCAGCAGGGCCTGCCGGTGACAACCCTTTCAACCCAGGTGGCGGTGGAAGCCTGCACCGGTGGTCTGAAGGCATCGCTTGATGCGCTTTGCCAAGCCGCGGAACAGGCGGTGCGCGGTGGTGCCCAGGTGCTGGTGCTTTCGGATCGGGTTGATGCCTCCGGAGCCTCTGCTCAGCTGAACGCCACCACGGTGGCGATGCCGGCTCTGCTGGCCGTCGGTGCGGTTCATCACCATCTGCTGCGTCAGAAGCTGCGCCTGCAGTGTTCGCTCGTAGCGGACACTGCCCAGTGCTGGAGCACCCACCACGTGGCCTGCTTGATCGGCTATGGAGCCAGTGCGGTCTGTCCCTGGCTCACCTGGGAGACCACGCGTCACTGGCTGGAGCACCCCAAAACCAAGAAGCGGATCGAGCAGGGCAAGCTTCCCGCTCTGGATCCCGATCAGGTGCAGGCCAATGTCCGCATCTCCCTGGAGAACGGGCTACGCAAGATCCTTTCCAAGATCGGCATTTCACTGCTCGCCAGCTACCACGGCGCGCAGATTTTCGAAGCGATCGGTCTCGGTGCCGATGTGATCGAAACCGCCTTCAGCGGCACCACCAGTCGCGTTGCCGGCATGACCCTGGCGGAGCTGGCTAACGAAACCCTGTCGATGCATGCCAAGGCGTTCCCCGAGCTGGATCGCACCAAGCTCGAGTTCATGGGTTTCGTGCAATATCGCAGCGGTGCGGAATACCACCGCAATAACCCGGAACTCTCCAAGGCCCTGCATAAAGCGGTGGCCCAAGGTCCTGGTTACGACCATTTCTCCACCTACCAGGGGCTGCTCGAGAACCGTCCAGTGATGGCCCTGCGGGACCTCCTGGAGTTCCAGCTGGCTCCCACGCCGGTGCCGCTCGACCAGGTGGAGAGCGTGGAGAGCATCTGCTCTCGCTTCTGCACCGGGGGCATGAGTCTCGGAGCTCTGTCCCGGGAAGCCCATGAAGTGCTCGCGGTGGCGATGAACCGCATCGGTGGGAAGAGCAACAGCGGCGAAGGGGGAGAGGATCCCGCCCGTTTCCAAGTGCTCAACGATGTCGACAGCGAGGGACGCTCCGCCTCCTTCCCGAGCATCGGTGGCCTGCGTAATGGCGACACCGCCTGTTCCGCCATCAAGCAAATCGCCTCAGGTCGTTTCGGTGTCACGGCCGAATATCTGCGCAGCGGTAAACAGCTGGAAATCAAGGTGGCCCAGGGGGCCAAGCCCGGAGAAGGCGGCCAGCTGCCTGGCCCGAAGGTCGACAAGTACATCGCCTGGCTGCGCAACAGCAAGCCGGGGGTGGCACTGATTTCCCCCCCGCCGCACCACGACATCTATTCCATCGAAGATCTGGCACAGCTGATCCACGATCTGCACCAGGTGCATCCCGCCGCTCCAGTCAGCGTCAAGCTTGTGGCCGAGATCGGTATCGGCACCATCGCTGCTGGTGTGGCCAAGGCCAATGCCGACGTGATTCAGATTTCCGGTCACGACGGCGGCACCGGGGCCTCACCGCTGAGTTCGATCAAGCACGCCGGTGGGCCCTGGGAGCTGGGTCTCACTGAGGTGCATCGCGCCCTGCTGGAGAACGGTCTGCGCGACCGGGTGCTGCTCCGGGCCGACGGTGGTCTCAAGACCGGCTGGGACGTGGTGATCGCTGCGTTGCTGGGGGCTGAGGAATATGGCTTCGGTTCGATCGCGATGATCGCCGAGGGCTGTGTGATGGCCCGTGTCTGCCATACCAACAACTGCCCGGTGGGCGTGGCCACGCAGAAGGAGAACCTGCGCAAGCGCTTCACCGGTGTGCCCGAGCACGTGGTCAATTTCTTCTGGTATGTGGCCGAAGAGGTGCGCCAGCTGATGAGCCTGTTGGGCGTGACCCGCCTCGAGGAGCTGATTGGTCGCACCGATCTGCTCAAGCCCCGTCAGGTGTCTTTGGCCAAGACCCAATCCGTGGATCTCTCCAGCCTGCTGGCACCAATCTCCGGCTCGGAAGACCGCAGCTGGTTGCGTCACAGCGCCGAGGCCCATGGCAACGGTGTGATCCTGGAGGATCAGCTGTTGGGGGATGCCGAGCTGATGGCCGCTTTGGAAAACCATGGCAGCGTCAGCCGCACGATCGAGATCATCAACACCGATCGCAGTGTCTGCGCTCGCCTGGCGGGTGAAATTGCCCAGCGTCACGGCAACCGTGGCTTCAAAGGACAACTGGATCTCAACTTCCGTGGTGCCGCCGGCCAGAGCTTTGGAGCGTTCCTGGTGCAGGGGCAGAACGTGCGTCTCGAAGGAGAAGCCAACGACTACGTCGGCAAGTGCATGAACAGTGGCCGCATTACCCTGGTGCCAGCCGATGGCTGTGCTGCCCCTGGCGAGCAGGTGATCCTTGGTAATACCTGCCTCTATGGCGCAACCGGTGGTGAGTTGTTCGCCCATGGCCGTGCCGGTGAGCGCTTCGGTGTCCGCAACAGTGGAGCTCGCACTGTGGTGGAAGGAGCCGGTGATCACTGCTGTGAGTACATGACCGGTGGTGTGGTGGTGGTGCTGGGCAGCACCGGCCGCAACGTCGGCGCCGGAATGACCGGTGGTGTCGCTTTCATCCTCGATGACAGCGGCGGCCTCAACGCGCGTGTGAATCACGAAATCGTTGAGGTCTGCCCCCTCAGCACCTCTGAGCAGGAGTCCATGCTCAAAGGCCTGCTGGAGTCGCATGTGGAGGCGACGGGCAGTGAAAAAGCGTCCGCACTGCTGGCCGACTGGGGTGCGGCTAAGGCCCGCTTCAAGGTGCTGGTGCCTCCGAGCGAGCGTGCTGCCATGGGTCTTGTGGATCGGGCGGCCGTTGCCGCCTGA
- the rpsG gene encoding 30S ribosomal protein S7: MSRRNTAVKRPILPDPQFNSRLATMMVARLMKHGKKSTAQRILSDAFGLIGERTGNDPIELFETAVKNATPLVEVRARRVGGATYQVPMEVRQERGTAMALRWLVSFSRARNGRSMAQKLAGELMDAANEAGNAVRKREETHKMAEANKAFAHYRY; this comes from the coding sequence ATGTCACGCCGTAACACCGCAGTCAAGCGCCCGATCCTTCCCGATCCTCAGTTCAACAGCCGTCTCGCCACGATGATGGTGGCCCGTCTGATGAAGCACGGAAAGAAGTCCACTGCGCAGCGGATCCTGTCCGACGCCTTCGGCCTGATTGGCGAACGCACTGGCAATGACCCCATCGAGCTGTTCGAAACCGCCGTCAAGAACGCCACTCCTCTGGTGGAAGTACGCGCCCGACGCGTTGGTGGTGCCACCTATCAGGTGCCCATGGAAGTTCGCCAGGAGCGCGGCACTGCGATGGCCCTGCGCTGGTTGGTGAGCTTCTCCCGTGCCCGCAACGGCCGCAGCATGGCCCAGAAACTGGCCGGCGAATTGATGGATGCCGCCAACGAAGCCGGTAACGCTGTTCGCAAGCGCGAAGAGACCCACAAGATGGCCGAAGCCAACAAAGCCTTCGCCCACTACCGCTACTGA
- the rpsL gene encoding 30S ribosomal protein S12, protein MPTIQQLIRNERQSVKAKTKSPALRSCPERRGVCTRVYTSTPKKPNSALRKVARVRLTSGFEVTAYIGGIGHNLQEHSVVLIRGGRVKDLPGVRYHIIRGTLDTAGVKDRRQSRSKYGAKTPKE, encoded by the coding sequence ATGCCAACTATCCAACAACTGATCCGTAACGAGCGCCAGAGCGTCAAGGCGAAGACCAAATCGCCTGCTCTGCGTTCCTGCCCTGAGCGCCGCGGCGTGTGCACTCGCGTGTACACCTCCACGCCGAAGAAACCCAACTCGGCCCTGCGCAAGGTGGCCCGTGTGCGCCTCACCTCAGGCTTCGAGGTGACCGCCTACATCGGTGGCATCGGTCACAACCTCCAGGAGCACTCCGTGGTGCTGATTCGCGGCGGCAGGGTCAAGGACCTGCCCGGTGTTCGCTACCACATCATCCGCGGCACCCTTGACACCGCCGGTGTCAAGGACCGTCGTCAGTCCCGCTCCAAGTACGGCGCCAAGACGCCTAAGGAGTGA